The genomic interval TGCGGTTCGCCTGAATACTACCCGACACGACAGATGCTCATTGCTGCTCGTAAAGCTCATTGATTGAGCATGTTCACGCATTGCTCGTGGAGACAAGGCGGTAGACGGCAGTGAAGAAGAGAATGCTCGTCCTCTCGGCGGCCTGTGCGGCCGGTGCCCTGGTCCTGACCGCGTGCGGCGGCGGTGGCGCCGGGGAGTCCGGGGACGGAACCGTGACCCTGAAGCTCGTCGCGGCCGATTACGGCGACAAGGCGTCGAACAGCTCCACCGTCTACTGGGAGGACGTGGCGCGGCGCTTCGAGGCCGCCAACCCGGACATCAAGGTCGATGTGCAGGTCGTCAACTGGAACGACATCGACGCGCAGGTCAAGACGATGATCCAGAGCGGCAACGTGCCGGACGTCCTGCAGACCGGCGGCTACGCCGACAAGGTCGCCGACGACCTCCTCCACAAGGCCGAGGAGGTGCTGTCCCCCGCCACCCGCGACAACCTGGTCGACACGTTCGCCGAGGCGGGCGAGGTGGACGGCGTGCAGTACGGCATCCCCTTCGTCTCCTCCGCCCGCGCCCTGTTCTACAACAAGAAGCTCTTCGCCGACGCCGGCCTCACCGAGCCCCCGAAGAGCTGGGCGGACCTCCGGGCGGCCGCCGAGGCGATCAAGAAGAAGAACCCGGACGTCATTCCGTACGCGCTGCCGCTCGGCCCCGAGGAGGCGCAGGGCGAGACCCTCGTCTGGGAGCTCGGCAACGGCGGCGGCTACACCGCCGCCGACGGGAAGTACACCCTCGACAGCAAGGCCAACGTCGAGACGTTCCAGTGGCTGCGCGCCAACCTCGTCGAGCCCGGCCTGACCTACAGCAACCCGGCCGCCACCGACCGCAAGACGGCGTTCGCCGACTTCGCCGCGGGCAAGGTGGGCATGCTCAACGGCCACCCCTCACTGATCCAGATGTCCAAGGACGGCGACGTCGACTACGGCGTCGCGCCCATCCCCGGCAAGGACGGCGCTCTCGACTCCACGCTCGGCGTGGCCGACTGGGTGATGGCGTTCAAGGACCGCGGTCACCGGGAGGAGATCAAGAAGTTCCTCGACTTCGCGTACTCCAAGGAGAACACGCTGAAGTTCGACGAGATGTACAACCTGATGCCCGTCACCGAGGACACGCTGCAGGAGATGACCTCCAGCGGCAAGCACAAGGACCTCGAGCCGTTCTTCGAGCTGCTGCCGAAGGCGTCCTTCTACCCGCTGGGCGACACCAGTTGGGACGCCGTCTCCGCGGAGATCAAGAAGAGCGGCGGCACGGCCGTCGAGGAGGACCCGGCCGAGGTGCTCGGCGAGCTGCAGAAGAAGGCCGAACAGATCGCGGCCGGTCAGTAGTCCGGCGGACACCGACACACGGAAGGCACCCCCGTGTCCAGCAATGTCACCTCCGGCGGCCGCAGGCCGCCCCGCACCGGCCGGGGCGGCGCCCGCCGCTCCGGCCTCGGCCGGCTGGGGCCGCTGCCCTGGATCGGCCCCGCCGTCCTGCTCATCGTGGCCGTCGTGCTGTGGCCGGTCTACGAGATGGTCCGCACCTCGTTCCTGAAGATCAGCGTCAGCGGCTTCGTCCGGGGCTGGGCGGGCCTGGACAAGTACCGGCAGCTGTTCGACGAGCCGGACCTCGGCTCCGTGATCACCGCCACCGTCGTGTGGACCGTCGGCGTGGTCGCGCTGACGATGGTGATCTCCCTGGTACTGGCCCAGCTGTTCGACCAGCGGTTCCCCGGGCGCCGGGTGACCCGGTGGGCGCTCATCGCCCCGTGGGCGGCGTCCGTGCTGATGACCGCCATCGGCTTCAAGTGGATGCTCGACCGGACCGCCGGCGTGCTGAACACGGTGATGACCGACCTCGGCATCATCGACTCCCCCAGGGACTGGCTGGGCGACCCGGCGACCGCCTGGCCCTGGATGATGTTCGTCGCGGTCTTCGTCTCCCTGCCGTTCACCACGTACACACTGCTCGCCGGGCTGCAGACGGTGCCCGGCGAGGTGTACGAGGCGGCGCGCGTGGACGGGGCCGGCGTGTGGCAGACGTACCGCCGGATCACGCTGCCGCTGCTGCGGCCGGCGTTCCTGGTCGGCGTGGTCATCAACCTGATCAACGTCTTCAACTCGTTCCCCGTGATCTGGGGCATGACCCGGGGCGGCCCGGACAGCGACACGGCGACCACCACGGTGTTCATGTACCAGCTCAAGAGCTCCGACATCGGGGAGTCCGCGGCCATGTCGGTCGTCAACTTCGCCCTGGTCGTCGTGATGGTGGCGGCCTTCCTCAAGGTCAGCCGCTGGAACCAGGAGGAGGCGTGATGGCCCAGCAGACGGTCCCCGCCGCGGCCGGTGACGCCACGTCCCAGACCGCACAGGCGCGTACGACGCGCCGCCCGGTCCGTCCCCCGCGCGCGCTGCGGCCCCGCACGGTGGTCGTCGCCGCCGTCGCCTGGCTGATCGCCGCCGTGTTCCTGCTGCCGTACCTGCAGATGGTGATCACCGCGCTGCGGCCCGCCTCGGAACTGCGCGACGCCGG from Streptomyces sp. DH-12 carries:
- a CDS encoding extracellular solute-binding protein — encoded protein: MLVLSAACAAGALVLTACGGGGAGESGDGTVTLKLVAADYGDKASNSSTVYWEDVARRFEAANPDIKVDVQVVNWNDIDAQVKTMIQSGNVPDVLQTGGYADKVADDLLHKAEEVLSPATRDNLVDTFAEAGEVDGVQYGIPFVSSARALFYNKKLFADAGLTEPPKSWADLRAAAEAIKKKNPDVIPYALPLGPEEAQGETLVWELGNGGGYTAADGKYTLDSKANVETFQWLRANLVEPGLTYSNPAATDRKTAFADFAAGKVGMLNGHPSLIQMSKDGDVDYGVAPIPGKDGALDSTLGVADWVMAFKDRGHREEIKKFLDFAYSKENTLKFDEMYNLMPVTEDTLQEMTSSGKHKDLEPFFELLPKASFYPLGDTSWDAVSAEIKKSGGTAVEEDPAEVLGELQKKAEQIAAGQ
- a CDS encoding sugar ABC transporter permease, whose protein sequence is MSSNVTSGGRRPPRTGRGGARRSGLGRLGPLPWIGPAVLLIVAVVLWPVYEMVRTSFLKISVSGFVRGWAGLDKYRQLFDEPDLGSVITATVVWTVGVVALTMVISLVLAQLFDQRFPGRRVTRWALIAPWAASVLMTAIGFKWMLDRTAGVLNTVMTDLGIIDSPRDWLGDPATAWPWMMFVAVFVSLPFTTYTLLAGLQTVPGEVYEAARVDGAGVWQTYRRITLPLLRPAFLVGVVINLINVFNSFPVIWGMTRGGPDSDTATTTVFMYQLKSSDIGESAAMSVVNFALVVVMVAAFLKVSRWNQEEA